The genomic segment TTAAAAGGCATTTGAGCACCTCCCTAAAGACCTTTATATGAAAGGTCAGATCTTGTAGCAACTCACGAAGCACCAGAGCAGAAAATTAGCCTAAAGAGAATTGGGTTCCCAGCTGGGGCCAGTGTCAAGCACAGGGTTGAAGTTTCTGCCCGTAGGATTGGAACTCACTTAGTACTCAGGTCTAGCAGGCAGAAGAGTCGATGCACATTTGTTTTTCAACAATAACAAGCATTCCTGGTGCACCTTCTCCATGCCTGAAGCTGCTGTGGGACATGGGGCCACCACGTTGGGCGGGGCAGAAGAGAGTGCAGCCTTCACAGAAGCCTGGCTCCTGAAATACGTCCCGCAGAAACAATGCACTGTGGCTCCCCATGGTGGTTACACAGGACCACTTACTGCCCATCCATGGATACACACGTGACTTTTCAGCAACAAGGAAGAGGAAACATTTGAAAACACAGCTCCCTCTTCAGAACTCAGTTGCCAACAGCCTGCTAATTTGCCAGTTTCCAAATGATGTGGGCGTCTTATGTATACTCCTGTTCATGCCAGCACCGTTTCTCTGCAGGGGCAGGGGTCCAGTGCATACGTTATTGATACGGCTACACCCAGGAAGCCCCTGTCCTGGCAGACCCCAACAGGAGGGGTCCCTCTTCTGCACCAGTGGCTCGCTGTTGTGTGACCCAGTGGTCCTCTGctttatttacattgttttcattGGGTGCAGTCTAGATGTGAATGTCCAAAACAAAGCCGAAAACAGGAATCATACCAAAAGTTATTACCAGAGTGGACTGTGAGAGCTGCAAGGACTCCAGCCCTTCGCTTCAGAGACCACACAGACCTCCTGGTGTCCAGGCCACTGCTCTGACCACTGGCCCCTGTGTCCTTCCTTAGTATTTACCTCATctagtcatttctttttcttttttcttttctttctttttcttttttttttttttttttttgagtcttgaacagtcgcccaggctggagtgcaatggtgcagtctcagctcactgcaacctccggctcatgcctctaatcccagcatttctttaaaataaaaagcaaaccatATAGTGctttacaaatttacaagaagctCTCACAATTTTGCAGTTCTCATGGCCATCATGTACAGTCAGCACAGAAGTGGAACCTGAAATGAGATGATTCAGGCCACACAGCAGTGAATGGCAGAGTTAGGACTTGAACTCGGGCTTCTCCGCTCCAGTCTAGGTTGGGAGAAGATGGGGCTCCCCGGGCAATAGGCTGGGCCCTGACCTTTGTTGGCTACTGAAATGAGATTGACGTGCTGCCAAGTATACAGGCCAGAGTTCAGACTCCAACACAGATCTGGTGTGAGCCACTCAAAGCAAGCCTGGCTGTGGACGTGTGCTACACGCAGCACTGGGCACCTTGAACCCCTTGAGCCCCTGGAATGACCCAAACACCCATTTGGAAACCCCAGATTGAGCCCAAATAAGATGGTAAGAAAGAGTCACAGAGTCTTCCACAGCACATGAGGCAAGGTGTGTAGCATAAGGTTTTATGTCTGGGTAAGTGCAACACCATGATTGACAGAAGTACAATTATTCGGACAATCATGAACACAAGCCATGAATCAAAAGTTCAGGCAAGGCAGGCAAAGAAGACATTTCACTGCTTCCGATGGAAAGAATCTGGCCGCTCTGCTCTTCCCTGAAAAGCATGCATAGCTCAGAGTGCAGCCAGCAGACTGTGGACCTGCTTCTGGGGAGAAGCAGCAATTCCGCCTGACGTGGATATCAGAACTTTTCTTCCCGTCACAATCCGTTTTCATCATGCCTGACTTGCACTCAGAGTGCTGTGCCTTCCCTGAGCACATGCCTGCTAGGTGGAGGGTGGGTGGGGCCCCCAGAAATGGGTGGGAGCAGTGGAAACCAGAGGACACAAAGGACAGTAAGGAATTGTCATGACTGTTCCCAGAGTGGATAAACAACCCTTGCATGTTGGACACAATCACCAGGAACTGAACAGACAGAGCCTCTTAGGCCCATGTCTGAGCTGGTAACGAGTGAGCTGGTAAAGACAGAAAGGGGATGCTGGCACTCCCGCCTACCCTTGGCTGTCGCTTTGTCACAGGCGAGCAAACAAAGGAGAACAGAGCCACAGAGAGGAGCACTTTGTACTTAATCCCTTCCGGGACAGCTGCAGGCGATTCGGAAGCCTGGGCAGCAAATAATCTCCTTAAACGTCTTGCGCATCTCCCGGCTGCGGAAGGCATATATGAGAGGGTCCACCACGGAGTTGCACATGATGAGGATGAGGTACATATTGAAGTGAGACATGAAGCAAGAGCAGTAGAGGTTCTGAGGGCAAGAAAGCATTAAAATGAGATGCAGGAAGAACGGGGCCCAGCACACGATGAACACGCCCAGCAGCATGGTGAGGGTGACCGCGCCCTGCATGCTGGTCCTCTGCCGCGCAGAGCTGGCCCCGGGCAGAGCCGCCATCCGCTTGACGTGAGTCCGCGCCAGGAGGAACATGTGTATGTACAGAGACACCAGGAGGAACAGCATCGTGAAGAACATGGAGATGAGGCACAGGATGACGTAGGTGGACTCGGAGTACAGGATGAAGACGATGCCGCAGCCGGTGCAGAAAGCCCAGATGCCGGCGATGATGGCCCCCGAGCGCCTCGCCGTCATGATGTGGTGGTAGCGCAGGGCATAGAAGATGGTGAGGTACCTATCCACCGCGATGGCCAGCAAGCTGCACATGGAGGCCACCACGGAAATGCAGATCATGGAGTCAAACACGTTGTCAATGTGGCGCACAAAGGCATCTGCTATCACTAGGTGCTTGTTGTTGAGCAGGTAGATGGTGATGGTCTCCCAGGCGTTGGACATGCTCACCAGCATGTCGGCCACTGCCAGGCTGCACACGAAGAAGTACATGGGGCAGTGCAGGTTTTTGTTCTTCACTATGGCCCCTATAACCAAGATGTTCTCCACGAGGCTGATGGCACCCAGAGTGAGAAACACCTCCACAGCGATGCCCATGTTTTCACAGGGCGAAGACTTGTTTCTGACACTGGGTCCTGAAAGGTTGCCCTCTGTGGCATTCAGGTTGAGATCCAAGAAATGCAGGTGAAACGAGGAATTCATTGCTGGAGAAATACACCTCTTGTCTGGGCAGCAAATTTActgtaaaacatgttttaaattcaCAATCCAGAGAGGTTAGCAGCCTACCAAAGAAAGACAGCAGCTTGCCTAGAAACAAGACAGCCTGAGAAAGGGGATGAATGAGTGCAGTGCATCAGAGGACTGAGCTTGGCTTgctcaatcctttttttttttaagagacaaggcctccctgtgttgcccagtctggtctcaaactcctggccacaagcgatccttctgtctcagcctcccaaaatgctggtactCCAGGGGTGAGCCACGTGCCCAGCCGCTGGCTTGCACCTTCTGACCTGCGTTCCTGAGACCTGGAAGAGTGCCCCTGGATGCGTGGATTAGAATCTTCCCCAGCCTCTTCTGCTCTCCTAGCTTTCAGCTCCCAGCCTTTCACACGCATCTTACTAGAGAGACACTCACCTCCATGTGCCCAGGACAGTTTCGCTTTTTATGGctgctctcctgggctcaagttcaCTATCGAAAATGTCCCCAACTCATAACCTACAAAATCCCAGCCAGTCTCCCGAAGTTCACATTCCTAAGGCTACTGCACGACATTCTCCTCAAGGGAGCTCCGATTTAAGACTGCACAGACCCGTATTCCCTtaagagagacagacaggtgCATCCCCAACATTTGTCCTGACACCTCTCAGACCCACTGGGATTCAGCCTCCACAGCTGTAAGTGAGGTTATAACCAGAGTGGTCTGTGACCCTGAGCAAAGTCACATGTTAAAAGCTACTGTCTTAAGTTTGGAAGTGTAGGCTGCACATACATGTTAAACTTGAGGAAAACAGTGCTGCTTTTCCTCAATACCTATTTTTCCCTCCTTCTGCATTATGTGGAATTCCATGAGGTCTGACTGATAGTTTATTAGGTCCGCGTGAGCACAGTATAAAAAAACAGCAGTTTACATGTACCACACTCCTTTGTTGCAAATTGTCTCTCTTatgattcattttcaaaaatcCCTTTGCCTCCAAACTCAGATCACATCTGGAGAGAATTTCTGTCATCGCTGTCATCATTAATATTGGCGATCATtccgggagggagggagggggtgagggacaACAGATTACTTAACAGGTACAATGTGCACTATAGGGGTGCTGGCTACACCAACAGCCCGGGCTCCACTACTAGGcgatatatccatgtaacaaaacagcacctgtaccccctaaatctataaaaataaaaaaggaaaacattggtaATCATTAGCATTTATTGAACTGCAATCACTGGTTACATGCTTATGTCCAGCTGCAGCTCAGAGATACCAGTAAATGATGGAATTACACTAAACATCATATCGAGCTGTGTTAAAAACTCAGGGGCAAGCCGGCTGCCGCCCCGCTCACTTCCACGTGCAGCGGACGCGCAATTTTGCATTGACTTTCAGGATCGCAAGGAGATAGAAAGTTGTGGCTATTTACCGGTGCTCCTCCTCGCGGGCTGCGGCGCTCAGCCCGGGCCCCCGGCGTCCCCGGGATCTGACGGCCGCGCGGCGCTCAGGGCCAGCCCCGGACCGGCCTCCTCCCCAGCGCGGCGGTGGCGGCTCTGCCGGGCTTTAAGCTTCCTGCCCGCCCGCGCCGGGCCCGCCTCCGCGCCGCCGGCTGTGGCTCCGGGCGGCCTCCGCTGCCCCCTGGTGGCCCCGCGCGGCACTGCGGCCAGAGAACCGCGTCAGCCCCAGCGAAAATCCTCCCCCAACGCGTTCCTgaatggtgggtgggtgggttggTTGGTCGGTTGGGTAGTTAGTTGGTTGAGTGGGTGAGTGGTTGtttggttgattggttggttggtggatgggtgggtgggttggtgggttggttgattggttggttgagTGATTGCTTGGTTGGGTAGTTAGTTGGTTGAGTGGGTGAGTGGTTGtttggttgattggttggttggtggatgggtgggtaagttggttggttggttgattggttggATTTGAATTGGATTCATGGATTCATTGGATTCAGTTGGTTGAATTGGGTGAGTGGATTCCTTGGTTGATTTGGTTGGATTGGTGGATGGGTCGGTGGGATTGGTTGGTTGGTCGGATTGGTTGAGTGATTCTTGGATTCGATGAATTAGTTGGATTGAATGGGTGATGGATTCATTTAGTTGGTCATAGTTGTAGTGGAGTGGAACTGGTTGAGTGGGTTAGGTAGTTGGATTTAGTTGGAATGGTAGGTAAAGTTGTTTGATTGATTGGATTCTAGTTGGTGGATGGGTGGAGTGGGATTGGATTTGGATTTGGATTTGATTGGTTGGATCGAGTGGTGCTTGGATTTAGGTAGTTAGTTAGTTAAGTGGGTAGTTGAATTTATTAGTTAGTGGATTGAATTAGTGGAATCATTAGAGTTGATTCATTGAGTTGGATTGATTAGTTGGTTGGAGTGATTCCTTGGTTGGAGTAGTTAGTTGGTTGAGTGGAGTGAGTGGTGtttggttgattggttggttgagTGGATGGGTGGGTTAGTGGGTTAGTTGATTAGTTGGATTGAGTGATTGCTTAGTTGGTAGTTAGTTAGTTAAGTGGAGTGATGGTTATTTGGTTGATTAGTTGGTTAGTGGATGGAGTGGTGGAAGTTGGTGGGTTGGATTGATTAGTTGGATTGAGTGATTCCTTGGATTTGGAGTAGTTAGTTAGTTGAGTAGGTGATGAATTTATTTGGATTGATTGGATTTAGTTTGGTGGATGGGTGGTGAAGTTGGTGGGTTGGTTGATTAGTTGGATTTGGTGGATTGTAGTTCGTTAGTTGGATTGGTTGAGTGGGTGAGTGGTTGTTTGGTTGAGTTGATTTAGTTCAATTGGATGGGTGGAGTAAGTTAGTTCGGATTCAGTTGATTGGTTGGTTGAGTGATTACTTGGATTTGGGTAGTTAGTTGGTTGGGTGAGTGGATTTGTTTAGTTGGATTGGATTTAGTGGAATTAGGTTGGATTTAGTCAGTTGGAGTAGTTAGTTGTGGTTGGGTAGATCAGAGTGGTTGTTTAGTTGATTAGTTGGATTTGGTGGATAAATTGCATTGAATTGGTTGGATTTGGATTGATTAGTTGGTTGAGTGATTACTTGGTTCATTGGATTAGTTAGTTCAATTGGGTGAATTAGTTCTTagttgattggttggttggtggatgggtgggtgggttggttggttgattggttggttaATTGATTATGGATTCAGGTAGTTAGTTGGTTGGAGTGGGTGAATTAGTTCATTTTAGTTGATGATTGGATTCAGTGGGTGGAGTTAGTTAGTCAGTTCAGGTAGTTGGATTTAGTTGAGTGGGTAGATGGATTTATTTAGTTGATTGGATTTGGTGGATGGGTGATTGAAGTTGGTTGGATTGGATTTGATTGGTTGGATTGAGTGGTCTTGGATTTAGGTAGTTAGATTGGATTCAGTGGGTGAAGTGATGGTGTTTGGTTGATTGATTTGAATGGTGGTGGTTGGAGTTGGTTGGTGggttggttgattggttggttgagTGATTGCTTGGTTGGGTAGTTAGTTGGTTGAGTGGGTGAGTGGTTGtttggttgattggttggttggtggatgggtgggtgggt from the Papio anubis isolate 15944 chromosome 19, Panubis1.0, whole genome shotgun sequence genome contains:
- the MC5R gene encoding melanocortin receptor 5, with translation MNSSFHLHFLDLNLNATEGNLSGPSVRNKSSPCENMGIAVEVFLTLGAISLVENILVIGAIVKNKNLHCPMYFFVCSLAVADMLVSMSNAWETITIYLLNNKHLVIADAFVRHIDNVFDSMICISVVASMCSLLAIAVDRYLTIFYALRYHHIMTARRSGAIIAGIWAFCTGCGIVFILYSESTYVILCLISMFFTMLFLLVSLYIHMFLLARTHVKRMAALPGASSARQRTSMQGAVTLTMLLGVFIVCWAPFFLHLILMLSCPQNLYCSCFMSHFNMYLILIMCNSVVDPLIYAFRSREMRKTFKEIICCPGFRIACSCPGRD